The window TTTCGGACGCTACGTGCTGCGCCTGCACCCGATGATCCTGTTCGGCGCCCTGGCCGGGGCGCAGACCGAAGCGGCCTCGATGAACCGGATCATCGAGCAGTCCGGCAGCAATACCCCGGTGGTCGGTTTCACCGTGTGCTACGCCATCTCCAACGTGCTGCTGGCGGTGTGCGGGCCGATCATCGTCGCGCTGACGGCCGGCTGAGCGATCACTGTCGCCAAATGAGAACCCCATACCCCTTGGCATTTGAACCACAGAGGCGCTGGTCTAGCCTGCACATAGCGAAACAGACGACACGGACAGGCCACGCGCCGTCGCCCCCAGGCAAAAGGAGCCCCCACGATGAGCAGCCGTAAATTCCTCGAGATCAGCAGCGCCCGCGATTACCTGGACGTGCTGATCCGGGCGGGCCTGATCGCCGGCCTGGTGATCTTCTGCTACGAGATCTTCCGCCCCTTCCTCGGCGTCATGCTGTGGGCGGTGATCCTGGCGGTCACCCTGTATCCGCTGAATACCCGTATCGCCAACGGCATCGGCATCTCCCCCGGCAAGGCCGCCACACTGCTGGTGCTGCTCGCCCTGCTGTGCCTGATCGCCCCGCTGGCCTTCCTCGGCGAATCCATCGCCAGCTCCGTGCAAGTGGCCCTGCACTCAGCCCAGGACTGGAAGCTGGAAATTCCCCCGCCCACCCCGTCGGTGCAGGAGTGGCCCGTGATAGGCGAGCCGTTGTTCCGCATCTGGAACCACGCCTCCGGCGACCTGAGCTGGGCCTTGCAGCAGGTAGCGCCGCACCTGAAGGACCTCAGCAAGGCGCTGCTGGTGAAACTGGCCGGAGTCGGCACCGGGGTTCTGGTGTTCGTCGCGGCCCTCATCATCGCCGGCGTGATCATGGCCAACGGCCAACGCGGCGCCCACCGTGCCACGGCCATTGCCCAGCGTATTTTCAGTCCGGAACGGGGTCAGGAACTGGCCACACTGTGCGCGGCCACCATCCGTGCGGTAGCCCAGGGCGTAGTGGGTATCGCCTTTATCCAGATGCTGCTGATAGGCGTGGCACTGGTGCTGATGGGTGTACCCGGTGCGGGCCTGATCGCTCTGTTCGTGTTGCTGCTGGGCATCATGCAGCTGCCGGTTCTGCTGGTCACCCTGCCGGTGGTGCTCTACGTCTTCAGCCAGGATGGCGTCGGCGCCACCACCATCATCTTCGCCATCTGGACCCTCGCCGCCGGCCTGTCGGACAACGTGCTCAAACCCCTGATGCTGGGACGCGGCGTTGCCGTGCCGATGCCGGTGGTACTGATCGGCGCGCTGGGCGGAATGATCAGCAACGGCATCATCGGCCTGTTCATCGGGCCCGTAGTGCTCGCCGTTGGCTATGAGCTGTTCAACTCCTGGGTGGACCAGCTTGTGGTGAGCGAGCCGGCGACGGAAGCGGAATCAGAGATGGCCGGCAGCCAATCGGCAATAGGGAAGCGTGAAAGCTGAGCTTCGGCCAGGGGCCCTCTGTCCTCTGGCCGGCTCATCGACCACGAGGCATGACGCCCTCCGGCGTCAGGGTCTTGCATCCTTCTTG of the Pseudomonas sp. PSE14 genome contains:
- a CDS encoding AI-2E family transporter, which codes for MSSRKFLEISSARDYLDVLIRAGLIAGLVIFCYEIFRPFLGVMLWAVILAVTLYPLNTRIANGIGISPGKAATLLVLLALLCLIAPLAFLGESIASSVQVALHSAQDWKLEIPPPTPSVQEWPVIGEPLFRIWNHASGDLSWALQQVAPHLKDLSKALLVKLAGVGTGVLVFVAALIIAGVIMANGQRGAHRATAIAQRIFSPERGQELATLCAATIRAVAQGVVGIAFIQMLLIGVALVLMGVPGAGLIALFVLLLGIMQLPVLLVTLPVVLYVFSQDGVGATTIIFAIWTLAAGLSDNVLKPLMLGRGVAVPMPVVLIGALGGMISNGIIGLFIGPVVLAVGYELFNSWVDQLVVSEPATEAESEMAGSQSAIGKRES